tcactcCACTTCtggtatgtgtgtgcgtgtgtgtcagtATACCAGGAGGTAGAAGCTGCAGCAATTTTCTCTGTTTCTGGTGGAACTTCGTCCTTGCCTGCTGACGCTGCAAACACACCTGAACCAATATACAACACAAACGCATGTTTACACGCAAATCTTGGATGGTGGGTTAGTGTCGATGTATGCCAAGCGAATGCAAAGTTTTAACCTGAAAATTCAACTCCTCTTGCAAACGCTGCGCATCCctctgctgttgctgctgtcttCTGTGAGCTctgacacacgcacgcacgtacacacacacgcgcgcaagCTTAGTCAGTGTCCCCAACTCAGTGATTTGGTTGCTAAATATTGCGATTTTTTTCCAACCCTTcaagcgacttttttttttttaaataaaaaagctaTATTAATTCCGTATACATGAGTAGAACCTGTTTCAAATTGTTGTGTGTATGACTGTGGAAGGCAATCACagttgaatgaaatgaaaattcaaaGCCGTGACTCCCATTCAAACGTTGTAAAAAATGATCCACGTTGGAAACTTTTAACCAGATGTGTACCCTTCAAATATTTTCCGGTGATTGCCCCATCTCACCTATACAACCCTACATGCAAAAACACAGGGACCAGCAGTTTGATGGCTCTTTTTATTacccaatttattttatttatgctttttattgacttttttttatgataacatATTGTGTTGACATGTTTTGTCAAAAGGGACATTTTTCCAAGAGGAAGTCTTTATTTTCATACGACCTGCTCAGACATTTGGTGATCTGCAGCGGGAAAACGAAAACTGCCCCAAATTTTGTTTGGCATCAgcagaaatgaacaaaaagcaaaaacacattttcaataatgtcATTGTTAGGCCCTTTTTAAGAAGTAAAAGGTCAAAGAAAAGTTTCAAGTTGGATTTTTGGGCAATATTTTGGGGCCATATCGTTCCACCCTACTTTTAATTATGTAACGTACCTGAAGCGACGCTGCAGCATGGAAACTACTCCGCCAAGACACTTCAGTCTACGTCTGGTCAGATAGGATTTCCAGGCTGCCTGAATCACACATGCTGCTCTCACACGATCGACAGAAGACTATATGAGGGAAGGGCGTTAGTAATGACGGGCAGTAGGTAGACAGACAGGGTGACTCCCGTGACTTACAGGGATTTCCCGAGAATGTGTGAGTGCAATCAGCTTATTTACTTCTTGGTCAAAGCCCCGTCCTCGCCAGTCTTTGTCTAATAGGCTGTCCAAACCtgcaaagacaaacagccaagtTTTCCTTTTTCACCTCCTCTAACCTTGCAGTTCAGTATGAGGTTAGAGGAGGTGAAAAATTAGAATTCGAGCATTTGTCTGCAGTATCCAAGCAATCTTTGCCAAAGTCCTTTTGGCCTGTTGACAGTGACACATAAAAAGATTTAAACAAAGAAAGGACTTGGTTTTGTCATTCCCTGACTATTTTAGTCTAAACATGGGTACTTTACTGGGTTATTTGTACCACTATTTAAAACTGCATGACTTCTTTACACTGGCTCATGGTTACTACAAAATAGGAGTCTATGACAATACGCATGTCATTTTGTCAAATGGATTTGCTCACATCAAGAAAAAGTTTACATGCATTTCACATAACACTTGAGGATATTTGAGTTATAATTCATCCCTCTTGAAACAAAGCATAAATTAAACGTGGCATTGTAACAACAGAACTACAAAGGTGAGGTCAAATTGTCTTCATGATGTCGTAACTTCAATGGGTCACACATTCTCTGGTGGGAGGTGTATCAACATAAACGGAGGAATGAGGATTGAACAGATCAATAAATGAGATTTCCTAATAGAACATCAGCTAACCTTTAAAGTTGAGGAGAAAGGGCTGAAGCGGCAGTTGATCTGCCATGTGGAGGATGAGTCTAACCGATGCTTCGCCCACTGTGGCATCAGAGGTCACAGCTAACTGACCAACAGCCTCATTGAGCAGCAGCAGGATGGCATCATCATTTAAACTGGTAAGAAAGTCACTGTACACGCCAGGAAAGTGTATTAGCTGACAATTTTGGACAAGACAAAGTTGTTACTACAATCAACGCCTTGCTATATTGCCAGTTTGATAAAATGTAGCTCCAATATGGTGAAAAATAAGGCCAGCCCTCGATCCTGCAAAACTGTGTGGCCATGTTCGCTTAAGGTGCTGGACAAAACCCTTCACCTCAATCAATGAAATACCTTCACTTGTATGCTATGTGCACAAGTGTCTGCACTCAGCTGCTAACTGAATAATCTGCACAGCTCTGGTTACTGGTTGTAGTTAATAAAGAGTTAACATTCCCGTGTCTCTGAACATAGcagggagagagagcgagagagaggaggaagagagagagagagacacacacacacacacaagaactcCAAAAGAGGCGCAGACGcttcaaaggtcaagtgtcatccctataaacattctaaaatatatattttagtttgATAGTAACTAAATAGTTTAGATAGTTACATATATTGCTAACTGAAGAATGTAGTTGCACTAGAAAATGGCCATGCTGACATAATTATGAAGTAACTCTGTTCTGGCAAATAGCAGTAGCGAGCATTCATTATGTCCCTGTGATGAACAGAGTTCAATGTAcgatatacagtgtgtgtgttaccTGCTAGCTGTACATAGATTAATCCACATCTGAACAAAGAGCAGTGACACGGTGACCTCGTCACAGCCCTGAATGAGCGCATAGTGGGAAGAGCTGAGAACTGAGAACATAAAAGTGTTTCAAGTTGTAACGACAGTTCTCACAACCAAATTATCATTTTGAACAGCTATAAACGAATGGTTTGGATCTGCATTTCATTTATGGCAGTTGCCACAAAATCAGGAGCGCACCGACCTTGCGTAGCCAGCTGCGCATGTGCTTGCAGAAGCCAGCTGACCGAGTCCATCGCCTTCCTAAAGAGAGAGACACACTGAAAGCACACACGCCAGTTAGATGCACAGTTGGTGAGGAAGCATGGAGGCTCGCCATCTCACCTCAGCTCGCATTGCGAGACGACTGGCCAATGACAGAAGGCCATCCATGACTGATGGGAGGAACAACCCATGAAACGTCTCTGACAGTTCACCAGGCTCCACGCCCACACAACAGGAACTTAAGTGACAATACAGAAACTTCAATCAGGCCAACAATCTCGTACGGTGTTGGATATTTAAGCACAGCAGATGTAACATTTAAGATCAGAGAAAGCTTGTTGGCCTCTTGCCTGGCACTTGCCTTGTGAGTGACGCCAATGTGACGGCGGCTTTGCAGTTGCTCTGCGTTCGTCCGGGATCCAGAGTGAGAAGGGTGACACAGTGGCTCAGGATGCCGCTCTGATATAAGAGAGACTTGAATCTCGTCATCTTACCCCTGTCCTCCGGGGCCGCTCCCATGCTCAGAAACCCTGGGTTTGATGAAAgatttcatttactttttccttcctggactattctaacttcatgaaaatactttttttttttttatttcaaaagattGTAAATGGAGGCGCAAACAATAGCGGATTCTCCATCCTCACCTAGCATAACAGTAGGTAGAAGGTTTATTTCAAATTGAAGATGTAAGAGTGTTAAGGTCGTTCTGACACTGAAGTTGGTATTTttcatttggactttttaaatTGTTACTATCCTTGCGCTGTATGTTTTGATAATTTTATCTACAgtgcatttttattgtagatttaGAAGTGGAAGTATGTTTGTTGTGTACACAAATGTGGAggtcaaatattattattatttttttaaatttgttatattttatgtTCTGGGTTACAGATGGAAATCAGCTTTCTGCTATATGTGGTGCAGGTGTCCCTTCATGTCTTTTGATATTGgttaatgcacattttcaataaaataaattaaaatgtgattaaatcAAATTTGATCCCAGTAACAGTCAGAGTGATTTAGTGATTTAACACCAAATGCTACTTTTACTTAACAGTGAGCTACATTCAGCCTGCAACACTTATTTTGACCCattactcttcttcttcttcttcttttcctttcagcttgtcccgttaggggttcccacagcgtgtcatctttttccatctaagcctcaTCTTTAAAACCCACCaatctcatgtcctccctcaccacatccatcaaccttttctttggtcttcctctcactcttttgcctggcagctccatccacagctctggacatgtccaaaccatccaagtctggtctctctaaccttgtgtacaaaacatccaactttggctgtccctctaatgagctcatttctaatcctatacaaCCTACTCCATTATTGCCTGtactatttgtttttgtttgtcagtgACACTCTTGCTTCAGGTGCTCTATTTAACGTATTCACCATAACCTCTAACAACATTTGACTCCCATTTCATTAATCAAACAGAGCCAGGCGGTCACAATCACAGTATCTGTGGCCCCACACAGAAGTGACCAATTCACCGTGAAGCATGGCAGAAGCATTGCAGCCAGAAGCGGCAGAACGACACCCCAGGCCTCACATTAATTTTACCTTGACCTTACAggctacaaaaaaagaagagctgTGCTGTGCATGGTTAACAACGAAAGTTAATTTCCGGTAACTTTGATAGCAGAATTAGCTTGAATTTGTTGCTTTACAAAGACTAATTGATTCAATTTTAAAGTGACGTCACTGAGCACTATCTGAATTTGCTCATTCCTATCCGAAATATAATATCAGCCCGACGCATTAATCAGTACAGAAGAACTAGCTTTGAGTTTCAAAAAGGTTTGTGATCGCTGTATTGTCGCAATTATTTtgaagtcagtttttttttttttttttttacttgtgacACATTATTCTCATGTAACATCACTcttgaggaaaataaaaactggTTACTTTGCCCACTTCTGGTTAgatgtaaatacaaaaaaaaaatatcagtgaagaga
This DNA window, taken from Syngnathoides biaculeatus isolate LvHL_M chromosome 2, ASM1980259v1, whole genome shotgun sequence, encodes the following:
- the LOC133510011 gene encoding IQ calmodulin-binding motif-containing protein 1-like; this encodes MEQDEEAVMCLKQQVEDTSLIPIDRINLLNDTLKRFLSMGAAPEDRGKMTRFKSLLYQSGILSHCVTLLTLDPGRTQSNCKAAVTLASLTSSCCVGVEPGELSETFHGLFLPSVMDGLLSLASRLAMRAECVSLFRKAMDSVSWLLQAHAQLATQVLSSSHYALIQGCDEVTVSLLFVQMWINLCTASSDFLTSLNDDAILLLLNEAVGQLAVTSDATVGEASVRLILHMADQLPLQPFLLNFKGLDSLLDKDWRGRGFDQEVNKLIALTHSREIPSSVDRVRAACVIQAAWKSYLTRRRLKCLGGVVSMLQRRFRAHRRQQQQQRDAQRLQEELNFQVCLQRQQARTKFHQKQRKLLQLLPPDQVQPYLLECQIRAAVLIQSAWRGFLVRRWIDSQREALRLAHAQQHAARTLQRAVRRFLQKRQAAKVLASGPCWIGHKGLTDSRRAVLKRQVEEYISLHPSSGVSRQQCEQLHNDVQWRLQALLQQAVRQKRQEQKIESLLAHTHTQLDRLKDAPPLSAVTATDISSFLSPSGTIATRARDAHNGRLRAHRLPWWRTLGETASVLKPKEEIELGGDASS